One Brassica napus cultivar Da-Ae chromosome A1, Da-Ae, whole genome shotgun sequence genomic region harbors:
- the LOC106371109 gene encoding uncharacterized protein LOC106371109, which translates to MLRFLGNTLAKSPHRSKMVMKHVQGNLAQRIFARIWGFHPLPLPPMFSRVKQALAVSKIYGYCFTATFGGAGFLLGGVTTSPVSKGLRENEALFVEDLQRLEKMEARSWKWTTSLKEETK; encoded by the exons ATGTTGCGTTTCCTGGGAAACACTTTGGCTAAG TCTCCCCACAGATCAAAGATGGTTATGAAGCATGTGCAAGGGAATTTGGCGCAAAGGATTTTCGCCAGG ATTTGGGGATTTCATCCATTGCCTCTCCCCCCCATGTTCTCGAGGGTCAAGCAAGCTTTAGCTGTCTCGAAAATTTATGGATACTGCTTTACAGCGACCTTTGGTGGTGCTGGATTCCTGCTCG GCGGTGTGACAACAAGCCCCGTCTCAAAGGGGCTTCGGGAAAATGAAGCG CTCTTCGTTGAAGATCTCCAACGTCTGGAAAAAATGGAGGCGAGGAGTTGGAAGTGGACTACCTCTCTTAAAGAGGAAACGAAGTGA